A window of Rhipicephalus microplus isolate Deutch F79 chromosome X, USDA_Rmic, whole genome shotgun sequence genomic DNA:
ttccttttaAACTTGTTCATTTTCTTCCATCGCTGCAGGGTCGCTGTCGGATCGCTTCGTTTTCTCGAGAAGTTGGCGCATTTGTTGAACTAAAGCGTTGTTCTTTCTCTCCAGAGCGTCCAGGCATGCGTTGATTTTATCCATCGCCTCGTTGAGGGCCTCACAttctgcaataataataataaaaagttttAATACAGGTAGGGACACCTCTAAACCCGCTTCTGTCCGGGCCGATACTATTACGCAAATTATCCAAGCGACGGTGGCAAAGCGCACCAAACAGAAGCTAGGCAAAAATGAAAGTTTTCAAGCATTCCAGTTGCTTACGAACCCTCATCACAGATCTGATCGATATCATTTATATCGAAGTCTTCAACGTTATTTTTCGGAGCTTCTTTCGGTTCATCGTTGCCGCGCGCCATCTTGCCAAACCAGTGTCTGCGCCTAATTGCAGCGCCGCATAAATTAACAAAGTACTCAACTGTACTTTGTAAAAATGTGCCTCAAAtttagtaaataaaaaataaataatttaaaaactaatttttattgtttttatttttatttagttttgTTACGTTAGTTAGTGCGATTCTGTTCTATCCCATCTTCCATCGCTGCCTGCCGAAAATTACTAGCGCCATTTTGCGTTTTCTCTAGGCCTCTGTGTTGTGAGTATCGCATCAATCCTTTTACTAATTTGAATAATTAGTGGTGATTGCAATGAAAATGCATACGTGCTGCTTCTGTAGCTTTATAAAGACTCGTAGTTTGGGAAGACGAGTTTTGTTATCGTGCCAGAGGCACCAGTAAATTAATGTTATCAAGCTTCGCTTCGGTGGGTTcgaaaagagaaataaataaaagtgcaTGCGCCGGTATACACGGGCCGTAACAACTTCTTATAACTCTTACTGCTGGAAGGGTCTGagtagaaagaaaagagagaatccAGCCCCACTGTTTTATTCGGGCGTTTCGAAATATTTTGTTGACGGCGTTCCTAGGACGAACCTTACGCACAAAGGATCGACATGGCCGACAACGACTTGTTGGACTACGAGGACGAAGATGATCAAGACCAGGCCGTGGGGGAAAGCATCCCCGATGTGAAAAAACCTACCGGAGGCTATGTATCCATTCACAGCTCAGGATTCAGGGATTTCCTCCTTAAGCCTGAACTCCTGCGCGCCATCGTTGACTGCGGCTTCGAACATCCATCCGAAGGTGACTGCATGCTTTCACACCTGCAGTTCATATCTCGCAACGAGCTGTTTTCAAGATCACATTGGAGTTGTGTTATTGAAATTTTGGCCTCGCTTTTGCAGTGCAACACGAGTGCATACCCCAGGCAATCCTGGGCATGGACATCCTGTGTCAGGCCAAGTCTGGTATGGGAAAAACCGCTGTGTTCGTTCTGGCGACCCTGCAACAGCTTGACCCTATCGAAGGCCAGGTACGAACGATAATACGAACGATTAGCCCTGCACGTTGGATGAAGGGCTGTGGGAGTGCGGACTTCATTAGTTTCAGTTGTCAAATCTCGTGAAAAATCCAGGGGACATAAGCCGTTCTCGCACGTGATGTTTGAACACGCTCTAGACTGGACATTTGGCAATTTGTTTACACGCGTCATGAttgcattgacaaaaaaaaaaggaaatttgttGCTCTTCGTGACATTGCAGTCTTGCGGCACAAAAGATGTACCCGTAGTGGTTCCCTAAAAGACGAAGCAGCAGCTCTGTCATTTCATTTGAAGTGATGATTAATGAAGCACTGCATAGCTAGAATGCCAGCTTATTGTTATGACTATACGGGAAAATGGTGCTGCctaaaaacttgaaaaattgtGAGGAAGCTGTCAGGGCAGTTTTAAGTCTGGTTAAATAACAAATGCCGATTACAGTAGATAAAATGAAAAGAATTCGCATACATTTGCCAGGCATCAGATTCTCATTTTGTCTGCATTAAACCTGTTTATGCAGTTGGCTCTGTGTAAACTTGCACTGTTTTCATCCTCAATGGTTTAGCGAGTCTGATACTGCCCTTGATGGGCCCAAATAATTTTTCTTTATGCAAAGTGCCTATGCAGTACAGCATGTCGGCATTACGATCGTGTCACTGAAATTTAACAAATCCAGCTTGGCATTTTCTATTATTGATGCATATTTAACTTCTAGATTAAATGTACCTTTGTACAGTGTTGTCCAGTGTTATAGTGAACACTGCTCAGCCTGGCCGCGCAACGTCGTATGCGCACACGGGAGATGCTTTATGCCATCTGCAGCATCATGCGAGCATGGTGTTCTACAGTAGGCAAGCGCTAGTCTTGCTTTTCAGTAGTATAGCAAGAGTGACACGCTTGCTGGAAGAATCCTCGAGCTCCACTTGTGCCGAGGTTTTCATGCCAATTGCTGATGTGGCTTGGTGCGGATCATGCAGGTGTCTGTGCTGGTGATGTGCCATACCAGAGAGCTGGCCTTCCAGATCTCAAAGGAGTACGAGCGGTTCTCCAAGTATCTGCCGTCGGTGCGCGTTGGCGTCTTCTTTGGCGGCATGAACATTACCAATGATGAGAAGGTGCTCAAGAGCAGCTGCCCCCATGTCGTGGTGGGCACACCTGGCAGAGTTCTGGCCCTTGTTCGGTCTCGCAAACTGCAGCTGAAGTACATCAAGCACTTTGTTCTGGACGAGTGTGACAAGATGCTCGAGCAACTCGGTGCGTTTTAGTTCGCCTTGTTCATTATGTGTGCGGCATTCTGGCAGTGTGGTAGTAAACCTTGAATCCTTCATTTTTTAAGCTTGTGGTCATGCACTGTACCTCGAATAACTTATGGGTGCAGCAAGAATCAAGGCCATGTCTTAGTATAGGGGGTATGCATTGGACGTCATTTGCGAAGATAGCTAGCGTCTGGGTTTGCCGTTTTGGAGGTCTGTGTGCTCGCCACACGCGCAAAGAACTTGCTGCTCGTGCTGTGTCCAATATTTGTACAGCAACTTGGATGTCTTAGTGACCTCTGGAACACCTCCTGCACGCTGAAGCACGGCCAGCAAAACACGTACGAATGGACCTTCAAGATGTCGTTGCGATAGTGTTGCCCCCTTGCGGATCACAGCTCTGTGTGCATACCCCTTATAATAGGGCAAACTGTGGGCCGATGAGCGATTGGCAATGTATGGCCTCTGCATTGTTACTTGGTCACTCGGCCCACTTTTCTTTAGTGCCGATTCTGCATGACAGCCTgagccccgccgccgtggtctagtgggaacggtactcagctgctgacccacaggttgcgggattgaatcccggctgcggcggctgtattttcgatggaggcgaaaatgctatggcttgtgtgcttagatttgggtgcgtgttaaagaaccccaggtggtcgaaatttacagagccctccactacggcgtctcttctaattatatggttttttttttaatgttaaaccccacatattaatgaATGATTACAGCCTGCCGGATAAAAAAAGTACAACTGAAGGTAGGTTCTCTACGTGTGCAACCAGTTATCTTGCAAACTTGAACAATTGAACTTGCCGGAGGATTTATTTGAGAAGCATATCACGTTTATTTGCACATTTTTTGCTCTGGTTACACATTTCGTGCTCTACTGCAAGTGTGTGCAGTGTAGAAAGATAGACATAGTGCCGTCTTTCTAGACTACCAAACACAACTGCATGCACGCATTCCAAAAGGTGCCATGCAGTTGTGGTGCTTATTTGGTATTCTTGCTTGCTGCATCATTGCAACTGTCTTGTTTACAGGTAGGGTAAGGACTCATTTTGCCTTTTAAATGATTGAAAATTGTTGCACAAAGAATGTTCGGAGTGACTATCATAAGTCTAGGCTTGCTATTGATTGCTGTACATTTGGTGTGGTCAGTGTGCAAACCACCCGTCAGCGTGTGTGCAGGCACTTGCATGTGTGGGTGTGGCTGGCTATGAAGGTATTCAACTGAAACTTGTGATCAAGTGACAGACATTCAGTGTTAGTACTGCTTTTCAGTAAGAGACAATTGAATTGAAATTAATCTGAAGTTAAGTGACTGCTTGCCATAAGCCAGTTCAAGACACAGCTGCTGGTAGATTTTCTAGACCATAGATTCGGAAGGTTCATTCTGCCTAGAAAATAAAATTCAAAATTAGAGCTGCTTTAGGAATttcaaagaagacaaaaaaaacgaATGCCTTGCTTCATAATATGCCTGGAAGTGGTCTCCTGTGACCACTTCCAGGCATACCACTTCCAGTTTCACAGGAGTCACAGGACTCCTGTGAAACTCTTAACTCTACTGTTGAAGTTTGCTGGTAGCAGGCAATGTTGTTGAGCGACTTCCTGGCTGCAGCTCACCTTGGATAAAATTCAGTTTGTGATCTGCACAGTACAACAGTGTTATCTACTCTTGTAAAGTCTTAATGTCACTGCGGTAGGACTGTTCAGCCTGCCAATTCAGATGTGCACATCAGGGCCTCCCATTCATATGCTGAATCTCTTGATGTCTAGGCAATCAGCCTCATGCTCTTCTAAAGGGAAAAAATTTgcatttaaggggggacgcgggtcttaaaatggtgaaaaatggccaaaaaatcgATCTTAAGAAAATGCGATATTTGAAATTTTTAGACCTATAAGCACGTGTcctcaaattgtgaacgctgaatTCGATCAGTAAATGAATTAAAATTGATTATGAAGTCGCCACGGGAGCCGCAAAACAACCCATGGGAGGTTAAATTTGTTCAAACTTCCCGCGCGCGCCACCGGCGAGGCAGTCGGCCGATGGCtgccatcttgggcttgttttgaagctgattcctttgtgcgcattttgccacccttcaaaatggcgtcgcttaaggggggaggtggcattgaaaaaaaactttatttgttgacatacagcaatgaaatttggcatgcatactcataagtgtctagaatagggaaatataaagtttcatcatgatagcttcagtagttctcaaggtacataatgctacacgatccaattacatggtctgctcatggaaagcctagcgctgcaacaaaacatgccaggaagctgtgaatggtgttgatctttactctaaagaaagctacagggtatggcactcagatttttttaataagttctctctctcttttttttttttagagatcatcattgctgccgacacacattgtcagaaacagtggcacggacaaatcatcgcctagaaaaataacagggccacaaaacagaaattgaagattgcggtacccacaagcagtgttcagggattccggaaaaaaaaaaaaactaaatcggtccagtcattctcgtgctactctttccacgagcaatgcacaatgtccaaaacacacttgtgagaaaaagcctgtcgaagttttgGACAGGCTTTTTTCAattaacttttttgtttctcgttggatattgatgaagattggcacagacactaagaataaccCCACAGTGCTTCCAGAAAAATTGtgaagcgataccacaaatactttatgagaaacaaattatttcttcattgaaccatgtggaggggctgagcataatgtcaaaaaaaaaaaaaaaaaaccagtattgagaaagctgcgtttaaagtttcaacttttctttaagTCTCTAAGACAcgtaaaaattgtgatctcaggtttgtcttgtgatatttgacttcttttcatgatttactccttttcatgatttacaaagaacaagtatggatttcaaaccaagttctttgtatgaaggagtggtgtgataggtatgacagaaaagattgtaattgaataaaaccatatactgaaattattacacatactttttgtgctgaagttgtaattagcgtaattaagtacttgataacaaatattcactgaactttttttatttgaagaggtttattgcatcagaaaaatggatcacaccatgacggcctatgccttctttctaaataacaaagttatgggcggaagactggtggcacgggaatttctagcagtataattaatgatacga
This region includes:
- the LOC142776349 gene encoding bublin coiled-coil protein; the protein is MARGNDEPKEAPKNNVEDFDINDIDQICDEECEALNEAMDKINACLDALERKNNALVQQMRQLLEKTKRSDSDPAAMEENEQV